In a single window of the Hippoglossus hippoglossus isolate fHipHip1 chromosome 7, fHipHip1.pri, whole genome shotgun sequence genome:
- the LOC117764720 gene encoding receptor-type tyrosine-protein phosphatase V-like produces MRVQKFSRGQILQEFRLGCQALAADDNRGFKKEFEELNDVGKDLPTRAGDSEVNREKNRYPFILPYDHCRVRLSIQNSVPHTDYINANFVPGGGSERDFICTQGPLHNTMADFWRMVWEQNVRIIVMVTALRHKDIVLCDKYWPVERGTVYHGLIQVTTMTCKQGPDYFITTINLRQRDCPTDRIITHYYYHSWPDRGIPKDSSSLCAFTDHVRLHLEGIPRLGPSVVHCSAGVGRSGTFVTLLWLMQLCARGIQPDIRSAVEDLRLHRMWMVQNLEQYIFVHQCLMQWLIGGAGRTTAGPQIQGAGSKINHPVQDQPQSSGRGERTGRRRQHRQRQKPPSEPQQNTIQQMLHPGNLLRRLLPSSSLLNPGSHTP; encoded by the exons ATGAG GGTGCAAAAATTCTCGAGGGGGCAGATTCTACAGGAGTTTCGTCTCGGCTGCCAGGCTCTGGCTGCCGATGACAACAGGGGCTTTAAAAAGGAGTTTGAG GAGCTGAATGATGTTGGCAAAGACCTTCCCACCAGAGCGGGGGACTCAGAGGtcaacagagagaagaacagatACCCCTTCATTCTACCAT ACGACCACTGCCGCGTGAGGCTGTCCATTCAGAACTCCGTTCCACACACTGACTACATCAACGCAAATTTTGTGCCT GGTGGAGGATCAGAGAGAGACTTCATCTGCACCCAGGGTCCTTTGCACAACACCATGGCCGACTTCTGGAGGATGGTGTGGGAGCAAAACGTCAGGATAATCGTCATGGTGACAGCTCTGAGACACAAGGACATA GTGCTGTGTGATAAATACTGGCCTGTGGAACGAGGGACAGTTTATCATGGGCTGATCCAGGTGACAACAATGACCTGCAAACAAGGTCCAGATTATTTTATCACCACCATTAACCTCAGACAG AGAGACTGTCCGACAGACAGGATAATCACACACTACTACTATCATTCCTGGCCGGACCGGGGCATCCCTAAAGACTCATCCTCTCTGTGCGCCTTCACTGACCATGTGCGGCTGCACTTGGAAGGCATTCCTCGCCTGGGGCCGTCTGTGGTGCACTGCAG TGCAGGTGTTGGGCGCTCAGGGACGTTTGTGACACTGTTGTGGTTGATGCAGTTGTGCGCTCGGGGCATCCAGCCGGACATCCGCTCTGCTGTGGAAGATCTGCGGCTACATCGAATGTGGATGGTCCAGAATCTG GAGCAGTACATATTTGTGCATCAGTGTCTGATGCAGTGGCTCATCGGAGGAGCAGGGAGAACCACAGCAGG CCCACAGATTCAGGGAGCCGGTTCGAAAATCAACCACCCCGTTCAGGATCAGCCTCAGAGCTCAGGACGGGGAGAGCGAACGGGGAGGAGACGACAACATCGCCAGAGACAGAAACCTCCGTCAGAGCCGCAGCAGAACACAATACAGCAGATGTTACACCCTGGGAACCTGCTGAGGAGACTGCTGCCCTCCTCATCCCTGTTAAACCCAGGCTCACACACCCCCTGA